One genomic window of Punica granatum isolate Tunisia-2019 chromosome 1, ASM765513v2, whole genome shotgun sequence includes the following:
- the LOC116197324 gene encoding UPF0481 protein At3g47200-like: MARGSKSKRNPRNLRTVNSDKKQEEDKPPAWVIDINRRLGEGHTYDAGRSWTIYRVPSNLREVHKSAFVPKIISIGPFHFGDPRLQAMEEHKMRCLVRLLGGKFEEDGGRGPDQEEMPRKTINLENLVKSMKLVQQKTRACYSEFFDIPSDDFVQMMVIDGCFVVEILRHFYKFDKQEIIADPILETRWMLRTLQRDLLMLENQLPFFVLEEIFKLTSTDQEEPSLPVLTVTFFNPLLPREDVAAKLDKEEEYDHLLDVFRATFLSAVRARVKSHGWSSHNLSMPASQDVQLIHCAVELTEAGLKIRKRENCDLLDISYSDRVLKIPPLYIDDNTVPMFFNFVAFEQCDKEAKPFFTNFFIFLDSLIYSKLDIQILHREGIINHVLGSDKGVAILINTLGRQIVYDPGQNYLSVEMKEVNHRCKVYYESRLQNWWRNLVKNYFNNPWSLVSLIAAISLLILTFLQTFYTMYPYYEQE, from the exons ATGGCGCGAGGATCAAAGAGCAAGAGGAATCCTAGGAATCTCAGGACGGTGAATTCTGACAAGAAGCAAGAGGAAGACAAACCCCCAGCTTGGGTAATCGACATCAACCGCCGCCTTGGAGAAGGTCATACCTACGATGCGGGGAGGTCTTGGACCATCTACAGGGTCCCAAGCAATCTCCGTGAAGTGCACAAGAGTGCTTTTGTCCCAAAAATCATATCTattggaccttttcattttgggGATCCAAGGTTGCAGGCAATGGAGGAGCACAAGATGCGTTGTTTGGTGCGGCTTTTAGGAGGCAAGTTCGAAGAAGATGGAGGGAGAGGGCCGGATCAAGAGGAAATGCCTCGCAAGACCATAAACCTTGAGAATCTCGTGAAATCAATGAAATTGGTACAGCAGAAAACAAGGGCATGCTACTCGGAGTTTTTCGATATCCCAAGCGATGATTTTGTGCAGATGATGGTCATTGATGGTTGCTTCGTGGTTGAAATATTGCGCCATTTTTACAAGTTCGACAAGCAG GAGATTATTGCTGATCCTATACTTGAAACTCGATGGATGCTCAGAACCCTTCAGCGTGATCTCTTAATGCTCGAGAACCAACTTCCCTTTTTCGTCCTCGAAGAAATCTTCAAACTCACGAGCACTGATCAGGAAGAACCCTCACTTCCAGTACTCACAGTAACCTTCTTCAACCCACTTCTTCCGAGAGAAGATGTAGCTGCCAAGCTCGACAAAGAAGAAGAGTATGATCACCTCCTCGATGTTTTCCGCGCTACTTTCCTCTCAGCAGTCAGGGCAAGAGTGAAATCCCACGGGTGGTCCTCACACAACTTAAGCATGCCTGCATCTCAAGACGTACAGTTAATCCACTGCGCAGTTGAACTGACAGAGGCTGGGCTTAAGATCCGAAAACGAGAGAATTGTGACTTGCTGGACATCAGTTACAGCGACAGAGTTCTCAAGATTCCTCCATTATATATCGATGACAACACTGTCCCCATGTTCTTCAATTTTGTAGCCTTCGAGCAGTGTGACAAGGAGGCAAAGCCCTTCTTCACCAACTTCTTCATATTCCTTGACAGCTTAATCTACTCCAAGCTTGACATTCAGATCCTCCACAGAGAAGGAATCATCAACCACGTTCTTGGGAGTGACAAGGGTGTGGCGATTCTGATAAATACACTGGGGAGGCAGATTGTCTACGACCCAGGCCAAAATTACTTGTCGGTTGAGATGAAGGAGGTGAACCATCGTTGCAAGGTTTATTATGAGAGCAGATTGCAGAACTGGTGGAGGAACCTAGTAAAGAACTACTTCAACAACCCATGGTCGCTCGTATCTCTGATAGCAGCTATATCCCTATTGATTCTGACATTTCTCCAAACCTTCTACACTATGTATCCTTACTATGAACAAGAATAA